A single genomic interval of Deltaproteobacteria bacterium harbors:
- a CDS encoding tRNA guanosine(34) transglycosylase Tgt, translating into MSFGFELLKKDPTGARLGRIVTGRGEVRTPVFMPVGTAATVKAMTPEELEEMGVGIILANTYHLWQRPGHEVIRGLGGLHRFMNWKRPILTDSGGFQVFSLARLRKIEEEGVRFRSHIDGSTCFLSPEKAVEIQQALGSDIMMVLDECPPYPATRDYAERSMELTHRWAARCRAARTGDSGALFAIAQGGMYADLRARSAETLVAMDFDGYAVGGLSVGEEKALMYEMAAVSAAALPEDRPRYLMGVGYPEDLLTCIELGIDMFDCVLPTRNARNGTLFTSGGKLVIKNGRYARDPAPLDEKCRCYTCRNYSRAYLRHLFLSGEILASRLNTIHNLHYFVTLMARARQAIAEGLFGAFRREFSGALERGGAV; encoded by the coding sequence GTGTCGTTCGGTTTCGAGCTCTTGAAGAAGGACCCCACGGGGGCGCGGCTCGGGCGGATCGTCACCGGGCGGGGCGAGGTCCGAACGCCGGTCTTCATGCCCGTGGGCACGGCGGCGACGGTCAAGGCCATGACCCCCGAGGAGCTCGAAGAGATGGGCGTCGGGATCATACTGGCCAACACCTATCACCTCTGGCAGAGGCCGGGCCATGAAGTGATAAGAGGGCTCGGTGGTCTCCACCGCTTCATGAACTGGAAGCGTCCGATCCTCACCGACAGCGGCGGCTTCCAGGTCTTCAGTCTCGCAAGGCTGCGAAAGATCGAGGAAGAGGGCGTGCGCTTCCGCTCCCACATCGACGGCTCCACCTGTTTTCTCTCGCCCGAGAAGGCCGTGGAGATCCAGCAGGCCCTGGGCTCGGACATCATGATGGTCCTCGACGAGTGCCCCCCCTATCCGGCCACGCGCGACTACGCCGAGCGCTCCATGGAGCTAACCCACCGCTGGGCGGCGCGGTGCCGGGCCGCAAGGACCGGCGACTCGGGCGCGCTCTTCGCCATAGCCCAGGGAGGCATGTACGCCGACCTGCGGGCAAGGAGCGCCGAAACGCTCGTTGCCATGGACTTTGACGGATACGCCGTGGGGGGCCTGAGCGTGGGAGAGGAGAAGGCCCTCATGTACGAGATGGCGGCCGTGAGCGCCGCGGCGCTCCCGGAGGACAGGCCCCGATACCTCATGGGCGTGGGCTATCCAGAGGACCTCCTCACGTGCATAGAGCTTGGAATAGACATGTTCGACTGCGTTTTGCCCACGCGCAACGCCAGAAACGGAACGCTCTTTACAAGCGGGGGGAAATTGGTTATAAAGAATGGTCGATATGCGCGGGACCCCGCTCCACTGGACGAGAAGTGCCGGTGTTACACCTGCAGGAATTACTCGAGGGCCTATTTACGCCACCTCTTTCTCTCCGGCGAGATACTGGCCTCGCGGCTTAACACCATACACAACCTGCACTACTTCGTAACGCTCATGGCTAGGGCCCGGCAGGCCATAGCCGAGGGCCTGTTCGGCGCCTTCAGGCGGGAGTTTTCCGGTGCCCTGGAGCGCGGCGGGGCCGTCTGA
- a CDS encoding DASS family sodium-coupled anion symporter has translation MRSAAGFVLAPLVFFVLYLMPAPSLSAEAHKLLAVVGAVLVLWLSEAVPLPAAALIGAVLNIMLGVAPAKTVLAPFADPLVFLFIGSFILAASITHHGLDRRFAFAIFSIRFLEESPLRLLFTFGLISAVASMWISNTAATAMMLPIGVGVLGAMGEMRSGAGGGPRRDRFSTAMMLMIAYGASVGGIATPIGTPPNIIGIGMMNELIGVKVTFFEWMVFALPITAAMFLYLFLIVGPLYSRSDGAVSGVAGYVAGARARLGPMSRGEKNTAAAFAAAVVLWVLPSIVGLAAGKDSEIFRLLASRLNSGIVAVAAASLLFVLPVSWKERRFTMDWGRAARIDWGTILLFGGGLSLGKLMFSTGLAEAFGRGLTGLTGASELWAITAIGTLLAIILSETTSNTASANMVIPVVIAVAQGAGVPAMPPALGACLGASFGFMLPVSTPPNAIVYGSGLVPILTMVRKGILFDIGGFAVIMAGLMILCPLMGWT, from the coding sequence ATGAGAAGCGCCGCGGGATTCGTGCTCGCCCCGCTCGTCTTCTTCGTTCTCTACCTCATGCCGGCCCCTTCCCTCTCCGCCGAGGCCCACAAGCTCCTCGCCGTCGTGGGGGCCGTGCTCGTGCTCTGGCTCAGCGAGGCCGTGCCGCTCCCGGCCGCCGCGCTCATAGGGGCGGTGCTCAACATCATGCTCGGCGTGGCGCCGGCGAAGACGGTGCTCGCCCCCTTCGCAGACCCCCTGGTCTTCCTCTTCATAGGTAGCTTCATACTGGCAGCCTCGATAACACACCACGGTCTCGACCGCCGCTTCGCCTTCGCCATCTTCTCTATCCGCTTCCTCGAAGAGAGTCCGCTGCGCCTTCTCTTCACCTTCGGCCTCATCTCGGCCGTCGCCTCCATGTGGATAAGCAACACGGCCGCCACGGCCATGATGCTGCCCATAGGAGTGGGCGTGCTCGGAGCCATGGGCGAGATGAGAAGCGGCGCGGGCGGCGGGCCGAGACGGGACCGTTTTTCCACGGCCATGATGCTCATGATAGCCTACGGCGCCTCGGTGGGCGGCATAGCGACGCCCATAGGCACGCCTCCCAACATCATAGGCATCGGCATGATGAACGAGCTCATAGGCGTGAAGGTGACCTTCTTCGAGTGGATGGTCTTCGCCCTCCCCATTACGGCCGCCATGTTCCTCTACCTCTTCCTCATCGTCGGCCCCCTTTACAGCCGCTCCGACGGGGCCGTCAGCGGCGTGGCCGGCTACGTGGCCGGGGCCCGCGCGCGGCTCGGCCCCATGAGCCGCGGCGAGAAGAACACGGCCGCCGCCTTCGCCGCGGCCGTCGTCCTCTGGGTCCTGCCCAGCATCGTGGGCCTTGCGGCGGGCAAGGACTCGGAGATATTCAGGCTCCTCGCCTCGCGGCTCAACTCCGGCATCGTCGCCGTCGCCGCCGCCTCCCTCCTCTTCGTGCTGCCCGTCTCCTGGAAGGAGCGCCGCTTCACCATGGACTGGGGGAGGGCCGCGCGCATAGACTGGGGCACCATACTCCTCTTCGGCGGGGGACTGAGCCTCGGAAAGCTCATGTTCTCGACGGGACTGGCCGAGGCCTTCGGCCGCGGACTCACGGGACTTACGGGCGCATCCGAGCTCTGGGCCATAACGGCCATAGGGACCCTCCTCGCCATCATACTCAGCGAGACGACATCGAACACGGCCTCGGCCAACATGGTCATCCCCGTCGTCATAGCCGTGGCCCAGGGCGCCGGCGTGCCGGCCATGCCGCCCGCGCTCGGCGCCTGTCTCGGCGCGAGCTTCGGCTTCATGCTCCCCGTCTCCACGCCGCCCAACGCCATCGTCTACGGGTCGGGACTCGTGCCGATCCTCACGATGGTGCGAAAGGGCATACTCTTCGATATAGGGGGGTTCGCCGTCATCATGGCGGGACTCATGATACTGTGCCCGCTCATGGGATGGACTTGA
- a CDS encoding ATP-dependent 6-phosphofructokinase codes for MNIGILTGGGDCPGLNAVIRAVVKRGYQFGYEFTGIRDGWKGLIEGNVTPLTRETVSGILPRGGTILGTSRTNPFKNEGDADRVLSNIERLGIGALIAIGGDDTLGVAARLHGKGIKVVGIPKTIDNDLSGTDFTFGFDTAVSIVTWALDRLHSTTEAHHRVMVVEVMGRHAGWIAVYGGIAGGADVILIPEKPFDIDDVCEMVRKRKSQGKNFSIIVAAEGAFPKEVGGIITKDKELDAFGHARLGGVGEFLAKEIEERTGNETRFVVLGHLQRGGTPSPHDRILATRYGVKAVELINEGKFGRMVALQGNTIVDVTLEEATSKTKTVDLELYRIAEVFFG; via the coding sequence ATGAACATCGGTATTCTCACCGGCGGTGGCGACTGTCCGGGGCTCAACGCCGTAATAAGGGCGGTCGTCAAGCGGGGCTACCAGTTCGGCTACGAGTTCACCGGCATAAGGGACGGCTGGAAGGGACTGATCGAGGGCAACGTTACACCGCTGACGCGCGAGACCGTATCGGGCATTCTGCCACGCGGCGGCACCATCCTCGGCACATCACGCACCAACCCCTTCAAGAACGAAGGCGACGCGGACCGCGTCCTCTCCAACATAGAGCGTCTCGGTATCGGAGCCCTCATAGCCATAGGCGGTGACGACACCCTCGGCGTGGCGGCAAGGCTCCACGGCAAGGGAATAAAGGTCGTAGGCATACCCAAGACCATCGACAACGACCTCTCGGGCACGGACTTCACCTTCGGCTTCGATACGGCCGTAAGCATCGTCACATGGGCGCTCGACAGGCTCCACTCGACGACCGAGGCCCACCACCGCGTCATGGTCGTCGAGGTCATGGGCCGCCACGCGGGCTGGATAGCCGTCTACGGCGGCATCGCCGGCGGCGCCGACGTCATTCTCATCCCGGAAAAACCCTTCGACATAGACGACGTCTGCGAGATGGTGAGAAAGCGCAAGTCCCAGGGCAAGAACTTCAGCATAATCGTCGCCGCCGAGGGGGCCTTCCCCAAGGAAGTGGGCGGCATAATCACCAAGGACAAGGAACTCGACGCCTTCGGACATGCCCGCCTCGGCGGAGTGGGCGAGTTTCTGGCAAAAGAGATCGAGGAGCGCACGGGCAACGAGACCCGTTTCGTCGTGCTCGGCCACCTCCAGCGCGGAGGCACGCCCTCGCCCCACGACCGGATACTCGCCACCCGGTACGGCGTCAAGGCCGTGGAGTTGATAAACGAGGGAAAGTTTGGTAGAATGGTCGCCCTCCAGGGCAACACCATCGTCGACGTGACGCTCGAAGAGGCCACCAGCAAGACCAAGACCGTGGACCTCGAACTCTACCGCATAGCCGAGGTCTTCTTCGGCTGA
- a CDS encoding HAMP domain-containing protein, with protein MSGVIFFRLPAPPPRQQPRTDEPDTVRPETEGFMTLSIRTRLTLWYVSLLTVTLVASAVVFFYTLSKVYMDSIDKQLGSIAEMMGHLVVKSSGELILPSHFDVILERFFGIRTTGNYIQVLDPSGEIKGRSTSLEEMSLPVSQEALKEALRGRTHYGIIEGFGRYPVRVVTKPIIVKRKGVAAIVQVGTSLEGSEKLFHGMVYMFIFGVAASIIVASWVGWFLSGKALRPVDAITTMARRIGAENLNERLHIDGPKDEIGRLAETFNDMIGRLERSFRQIKQFTADASHELRTPLTVLKGEIEVALRSNASAAELRTILESALEEIDRLSHIVQNLLMLARSDKNGHMLAARVRFDATVASVVENIKKRGADRGVSITGDSLAPVTVMGDAYMLGQLVYNLLENAVKYTPAGGMVNVCLEEKNGSAILTVRDTGCGIAEEDLPHVFDRFYRVDKARTREVGGAGLGLSICKEIVESMKGTIEVRSVYGKGSVFTVRLPLAGAERSPGCETSHEEV; from the coding sequence ATGTCCGGCGTAATCTTTTTCCGCTTGCCCGCGCCGCCTCCTCGCCAGCAGCCGAGGACCGATGAACCGGATACCGTCCGGCCGGAAACGGAAGGCTTCATGACCCTGTCGATCCGCACAAGGCTCACCCTCTGGTACGTCTCGCTGCTCACGGTCACGCTCGTGGCCTCGGCGGTGGTCTTCTTCTACACCCTCTCCAAGGTCTACATGGACAGCATCGACAAGCAGCTCGGCTCCATAGCCGAGATGATGGGGCATCTCGTCGTCAAGAGCTCGGGCGAGCTCATCCTGCCGAGCCACTTCGACGTCATACTGGAGCGCTTTTTCGGCATAAGGACCACGGGCAACTACATACAGGTCCTCGACCCGTCCGGTGAGATCAAGGGCCGTTCCACGTCGCTCGAGGAGATGTCGCTGCCCGTGTCGCAAGAGGCGCTAAAGGAGGCCCTGCGCGGCCGCACCCACTACGGGATCATCGAGGGGTTCGGCCGCTATCCCGTGCGGGTGGTCACCAAGCCCATCATCGTGAAACGCAAGGGTGTGGCGGCCATAGTCCAGGTCGGCACCTCCCTGGAGGGGAGCGAAAAACTCTTCCACGGCATGGTCTACATGTTCATCTTCGGCGTGGCCGCCTCGATCATCGTGGCGAGCTGGGTGGGGTGGTTCCTCTCGGGCAAGGCCCTCAGGCCCGTGGACGCCATAACGACCATGGCGCGGCGCATCGGGGCCGAGAACCTCAACGAACGGCTCCACATCGACGGCCCGAAGGACGAGATCGGCCGGCTCGCCGAGACCTTCAACGACATGATAGGCAGGCTCGAGCGCTCCTTCCGCCAGATAAAACAGTTCACCGCCGACGCCTCCCACGAGCTCAGAACGCCGCTCACCGTGCTCAAGGGCGAGATCGAGGTGGCCCTTCGCTCCAACGCCTCGGCCGCCGAGCTCCGCACCATCCTGGAGAGCGCCCTCGAGGAGATAGACCGCCTCAGCCACATCGTGCAGAATCTGCTCATGCTCGCCCGCTCCGACAAGAACGGCCACATGCTCGCCGCAAGGGTGAGGTTCGACGCCACCGTGGCAAGCGTCGTCGAGAACATCAAGAAACGCGGCGCCGACAGGGGAGTCTCCATAACCGGCGACTCGCTCGCGCCCGTGACGGTCATGGGCGACGCCTACATGCTCGGCCAGCTCGTCTACAACCTCCTCGAAAACGCCGTCAAGTACACGCCGGCCGGCGGCATGGTCAACGTTTGCCTGGAAGAAAAGAACGGTTCTGCTATACTTACCGTAAGGGACACGGGCTGCGGCATCGCCGAGGAGGACCTGCCCCACGTCTTCGACCGCTTCTACCGCGTCGACAAGGCGCGGACAAGGGAGGTCGGCGGAGCGGGGCTGGGCCTGAGCATATGCAAGGAGATAGTGGAGTCCATGAAAGGCACCATAGAGGTGAGGAGCGTCTACGGCAAGGGGAGCGTCTTCACCGTGCGGCTACCTCTTGCCGGCGCCGAGCGCTCGCCAGGGTGCGAAACAAGCCACGAGGAGGTCTGA
- a CDS encoding Crp/Fnr family transcriptional regulator: MKSKNSLCAICHCYIKENTLFADLTEEQLDDFKDVVVISSFRKRDIVYLEGDPCTGLYVVRTGRVKLVRSSAAGKEQIIRILYPGDLLGMEVLYDGAVYANTAVAMDNCELCYIKRESFLAILDRSPGVARKLIFALGRELNQAYERIGTLGLMNAREKLAHLLCTLADEYGEKVDGQVRLNLTLSRLEIAELLGITQETSIRLLKAFKDDGIIDIRRKEIIIKSVERLKAVGESMA; the protein is encoded by the coding sequence ATGAAGTCGAAAAATTCACTGTGCGCCATTTGTCACTGTTACATTAAAGAAAACACGCTGTTTGCCGATCTTACGGAAGAGCAGCTTGACGACTTCAAGGATGTTGTTGTCATTTCGTCCTTCAGGAAGCGCGACATCGTCTATCTGGAGGGCGATCCCTGCACGGGCCTTTACGTGGTCCGCACCGGCAGGGTCAAGCTCGTGCGCAGTTCGGCGGCCGGAAAGGAGCAGATTATAAGGATACTCTATCCCGGGGACCTGCTCGGCATGGAGGTCCTCTACGACGGTGCCGTGTACGCCAATACGGCGGTGGCCATGGACAACTGTGAGCTCTGTTACATAAAGAGGGAGTCCTTTCTTGCTATACTGGACAGGTCGCCGGGCGTGGCCAGAAAGCTCATCTTCGCGCTGGGCAGGGAGCTCAACCAGGCCTACGAGCGCATAGGCACGCTCGGCCTCATGAACGCCCGCGAGAAGCTTGCGCACCTTCTCTGCACCCTGGCGGACGAGTACGGCGAGAAGGTGGACGGCCAGGTGAGGCTGAACCTCACGCTGTCGCGCCTGGAGATAGCCGAGCTTCTCGGCATAACCCAGGAGACTTCCATAAGGCTGCTCAAGGCCTTCAAGGACGACGGAATCATAGACATAAGGCGCAAGGAGATAATCATAAAGTCCGTGGAGAGGCTCAAGGCCGTCGGCGAGAGCATGGCCTGA
- a CDS encoding tetratricopeptide repeat protein, which translates to MSRGLERLAPAVLGVMLSLCAVSARADTAPSALYSARAQFKYASLLFEQRHYAMAAREFQRVIERFPASSYVEGAQFGLAECYMGRGRYREAASEYKLFIRNFPDSPLVEEALRRYVAALDNDKYKGRHAEPAVSTPTGPRGGSALDSKVEALRAVQVMLFDGRSLGEIDAELERLGSSGVNTIIVRVFHNRGDRFHLRAAGNGPSGVYFRTSHAPVVADVLGPILSMAHARGLKVFAWMTTRYADYGLEGRKDLACRAYDIGRGAVTACKGLDLFNDEAVAHLEALYADLAAYDIDGILFQDDLVLRHNEGFGKHAERLFRRETGKTLDPKRLFVGYRDSSPAYGGEFWEWASWKNARLLAVARRLMDTVRERNPGVSFAVNLMYESVTNPPYALAWLSQNLPAAIEAGFDYFSIMAYQRQMEKELGLAPEEVEGLIKWMVEEASRLVGEPRRVLIKLQTIDWKTREPLPEHRVVELIRWIKARKKVSIAVVPYRAGFPFGELGAPAGMALLEPPTTGRSKPPR; encoded by the coding sequence ATGAGCAGGGGGCTTGAAAGACTCGCTCCGGCCGTTCTGGGCGTGATGCTCTCTCTGTGCGCCGTGTCGGCCCGGGCCGACACGGCGCCCTCGGCGCTCTACTCGGCGCGCGCCCAGTTCAAGTACGCGAGCCTGCTCTTCGAGCAGCGCCACTACGCCATGGCGGCCCGCGAGTTCCAGCGGGTCATAGAGCGCTTCCCGGCAAGCTCCTACGTCGAGGGCGCCCAGTTCGGGCTGGCCGAATGTTACATGGGCCGGGGCCGCTACAGGGAGGCCGCGTCGGAATATAAGCTCTTCATCAGGAACTTCCCGGACAGCCCGCTCGTCGAAGAGGCCCTGCGCCGATACGTGGCGGCGCTGGACAACGACAAGTACAAGGGCCGCCACGCCGAGCCGGCCGTCTCGACGCCGACGGGCCCCCGTGGCGGCTCCGCCCTCGACAGCAAGGTGGAGGCGCTTCGGGCCGTGCAGGTCATGCTCTTTGACGGCCGCAGCCTCGGTGAGATCGACGCCGAGCTCGAAAGGCTCGGCTCTTCGGGCGTCAATACGATCATCGTCCGGGTCTTCCACAACCGCGGCGACCGTTTCCACCTCCGCGCGGCGGGGAATGGGCCTTCGGGCGTCTACTTCAGGACGTCGCACGCGCCGGTGGTGGCCGACGTGCTCGGTCCCATCCTCTCCATGGCCCATGCCAGGGGACTGAAGGTCTTCGCCTGGATGACGACCCGTTACGCAGACTACGGGCTGGAGGGGAGAAAGGACCTCGCCTGCCGGGCCTACGACATCGGCAGAGGCGCCGTCACGGCCTGCAAGGGACTCGACCTCTTCAACGACGAGGCGGTGGCCCACCTCGAGGCCCTTTACGCCGACCTGGCGGCCTACGACATAGACGGCATACTCTTCCAGGACGACCTTGTGCTGCGCCACAACGAGGGCTTCGGCAAACACGCGGAGCGGCTCTTCCGGCGCGAGACGGGAAAGACGCTCGACCCCAAGAGGCTCTTCGTGGGCTACCGCGACTCAAGCCCCGCATACGGCGGCGAGTTCTGGGAGTGGGCCTCGTGGAAGAACGCAAGGCTTCTGGCCGTTGCACGCAGGCTCATGGACACGGTCAGAGAGCGCAATCCGGGGGTCAGCTTCGCCGTCAACCTCATGTACGAGTCGGTGACCAATCCGCCCTACGCCCTCGCCTGGCTCTCCCAGAATCTCCCGGCCGCCATCGAGGCGGGCTTCGACTACTTCTCCATCATGGCCTACCAGCGCCAGATGGAAAAGGAACTCGGCCTCGCGCCCGAGGAGGTCGAGGGACTCATCAAGTGGATGGTCGAGGAGGCCTCGCGTCTGGTGGGCGAGCCGCGACGGGTCCTCATAAAGCTCCAGACCATAGACTGGAAGACCCGCGAACCCCTGCCGGAACACAGGGTGGTGGAACTCATCAGGTGGATAAAGGCCCGTAAAAAAGTGAGCATAGCCGTCGTCCCCTACCGCGCGGGCTTCCCCTTCGGTGAACTCGGCGCCCCGGCAGGCATGGCGCTCCTCGAACCGCCGACGACCGGCCGCTCCAAACCACCCCGATGA
- the radA gene encoding DNA repair protein RadA: MSGRARTVYRCQGCGHGSAKWLGRCPQCGGWNLFVEETEGGDRPAVLSVSTAPAPVTSLGSGGDERVSTGLGELDRVLGGGLVRGSAVLVGGDPGIGKSTLLLQACGRMAEKGAPVLYVSGEESRRQIRLRAERLGVLSDRLLVQTETSLGPILSTIEQTSPRAVVVDSVQTVFSDSLDAAPGSVGQLREVTARLTALARGLDVPVFLVGHVTKEGVIAGPRVLEHMVDTVLYFEGEGGHPFRVLRAVKNRYGSAMEIGVFEMTGSGLDEVTNPSRLFLAERPVGASGSAVLSCLEGTRTILVEVQSLVCPTVFGVPRRTVVGVDASRVSLMVAVLEKKAGIMLAGHDIYVKVTGGIRVDEPAADLGIIASVASNFLDRAVDPGAVIFGEVGLAGEVRAVSQAGQRVREAEKLGFTSCILPSDNLRRLKDADGAKMTLTGVASVAEAMERLFAGSRESVEPAAGKRGVR, from the coding sequence GTGAGCGGCAGGGCAAGGACCGTTTACAGGTGCCAGGGCTGCGGCCACGGCTCGGCAAAGTGGCTCGGCCGCTGCCCCCAGTGCGGCGGCTGGAACCTCTTCGTCGAGGAGACTGAGGGCGGGGACCGTCCCGCCGTCCTCTCCGTATCCACGGCCCCCGCGCCGGTCACCTCGCTCGGCTCAGGCGGCGACGAGAGGGTCTCGACCGGTCTGGGCGAGCTCGACAGGGTGCTGGGCGGGGGGCTCGTGAGGGGTTCCGCCGTGCTCGTCGGCGGCGACCCGGGCATAGGCAAGTCCACGCTGCTGCTCCAGGCCTGCGGGCGCATGGCGGAAAAGGGAGCGCCGGTGCTCTACGTCTCGGGCGAGGAGTCCCGGCGCCAGATAAGGCTCAGGGCCGAGCGCCTCGGCGTCCTCTCCGACAGGCTCCTCGTTCAGACCGAGACCTCGCTCGGACCGATCCTCTCCACCATCGAGCAGACATCACCGCGGGCCGTGGTGGTCGACTCGGTCCAGACCGTCTTCTCCGACTCGCTCGACGCCGCGCCCGGCAGCGTGGGCCAGTTGCGCGAGGTCACGGCCCGGCTCACCGCCCTTGCAAGGGGCCTCGACGTGCCGGTCTTTCTCGTGGGCCACGTCACCAAGGAGGGGGTCATAGCCGGTCCGAGGGTGCTCGAACACATGGTCGACACGGTCCTCTACTTCGAAGGCGAGGGCGGTCATCCCTTCAGGGTCCTGAGGGCCGTGAAGAACCGTTACGGCTCGGCCATGGAGATAGGGGTCTTCGAGATGACGGGCTCGGGGCTCGACGAGGTGACCAACCCCTCGCGGCTCTTCCTCGCCGAGAGGCCCGTGGGCGCGTCGGGCTCGGCCGTGCTCTCCTGCCTCGAGGGCACGAGGACCATACTCGTCGAGGTCCAGAGCCTTGTCTGTCCCACCGTCTTCGGCGTGCCGCGGCGCACGGTCGTGGGGGTGGACGCAAGCAGGGTCTCGCTCATGGTGGCGGTGCTGGAGAAAAAGGCGGGCATCATGCTGGCGGGCCACGACATATACGTGAAGGTAACGGGCGGCATACGGGTCGACGAACCGGCCGCCGATCTCGGCATAATCGCCTCGGTGGCCTCCAACTTTCTCGACAGGGCCGTCGACCCCGGCGCCGTCATCTTCGGCGAGGTGGGGCTCGCCGGCGAGGTGCGCGCCGTGAGCCAGGCCGGCCAGCGCGTGCGCGAGGCCGAAAAGCTCGGCTTCACGAGCTGCATACTGCCGAGCGACAACCTGCGGCGCCTCAAGGACGCCGACGGCGCGAAGATGACGCTCACGGGCGTGGCTTCGGTGGCCGAGGCCATGGAGCGGCTCTTCGCCGGGTCGAGGGAGAGCGTGGAGCCGGCCGCGGGGAAGCGCGGGGTCCGATGA
- a CDS encoding HEAT repeat domain-containing protein, which produces MSTELASHTNILIELNKAVKTLHFYPKGHPNLSAILSNCFTTLKEAASAGGGMKWRVDQKRFYVDGRPVEAAQARLEPLARQFFLRRIREITYLPGLTEKDLSILLSILTTDAEAVEDKGGVERMLAEMGARGILLNEMRYEDLERLGEEGGDEGGGEEGDDADRVVDGAAEKAQPPQAEEPDGEAGGEAATEADGESGESVEGLLERLAAEEDLHAYTEITVKLKERTLPLLAAGGLDEAMAVLSALAAESLPGSSKPVEFKGAASLALGELLTVETVAELVGRLATTDEAEISAVGDILRAGDNRTVNELLVAMTSARDLHVRRHVYNILLSMGERIRGELEERLNADDPLVVRQVVSLLGDMALPHSLDSLTAAYGHRDVKVRKEVLKAVARIPSPRSVELLLGALHEGDDELALQAVISLGALRESSAVDALGEIALRKDSFSDNPALRKEAVKALGAIGDRSAVPYLARLLEKRRFLFGRKTNEELKVAAVLALGRIGGDEAAEVVRAAAGDAEGELYRTCRKVLEGMDR; this is translated from the coding sequence ATGTCTACCGAACTTGCGAGCCACACAAACATACTAATTGAACTCAATAAAGCTGTCAAGACACTTCATTTCTACCCCAAGGGGCACCCCAACCTCTCGGCCATCCTCTCCAACTGCTTCACCACTCTGAAGGAGGCCGCGTCCGCCGGGGGCGGGATGAAATGGAGGGTCGACCAGAAGCGCTTCTACGTGGACGGCCGGCCCGTCGAGGCGGCCCAGGCCAGGCTCGAGCCCCTGGCGCGCCAGTTCTTTCTCAGACGCATCCGCGAGATCACCTACCTGCCCGGACTCACCGAAAAGGACCTCTCCATACTCCTCTCCATACTCACCACCGACGCCGAGGCCGTGGAAGACAAAGGCGGCGTTGAGCGTATGCTGGCCGAGATGGGGGCAAGGGGCATACTCTTGAACGAGATGCGCTACGAAGACCTCGAACGCCTCGGGGAAGAAGGGGGGGACGAGGGGGGCGGAGAAGAGGGCGACGACGCCGACAGGGTCGTGGACGGGGCCGCCGAAAAGGCGCAGCCCCCGCAGGCCGAAGAGCCGGACGGGGAGGCGGGCGGGGAGGCGGCCACGGAGGCGGACGGCGAGAGCGGCGAGTCCGTGGAAGGGCTTCTGGAGAGGCTGGCCGCGGAAGAGGACCTCCATGCCTACACGGAGATCACGGTGAAACTCAAGGAGAGAACACTGCCCCTTCTCGCCGCAGGCGGACTCGACGAGGCCATGGCCGTGCTCTCGGCGCTCGCCGCCGAGAGCCTGCCGGGCTCTTCAAAGCCCGTGGAGTTCAAGGGCGCGGCTTCCCTCGCGCTCGGCGAACTCCTGACGGTCGAGACCGTGGCGGAGCTCGTCGGGCGCCTTGCAACGACCGACGAAGCCGAAATCTCCGCCGTCGGCGACATACTCAGGGCCGGCGACAACCGCACGGTCAACGAACTCTTGGTGGCCATGACTTCGGCCCGGGACCTCCATGTGAGACGCCACGTATACAACATCCTCCTCTCCATGGGCGAGCGCATACGGGGCGAGCTCGAAGAGAGGCTCAACGCCGACGACCCCCTGGTCGTGCGCCAGGTGGTCTCGCTGCTCGGCGACATGGCGCTTCCCCATTCGCTCGACTCCCTAACGGCCGCCTACGGCCACCGGGACGTGAAGGTCAGGAAAGAGGTCCTCAAGGCCGTTGCGCGCATCCCCTCGCCCCGGTCCGTGGAGCTTCTTCTCGGCGCGCTCCACGAGGGCGATGACGAGCTTGCGCTCCAGGCCGTCATCTCCCTCGGCGCGCTGCGCGAGAGCTCGGCCGTCGATGCGCTCGGAGAGATCGCCCTGAGGAAGGACTCCTTCTCCGACAACCCCGCCCTGAGGAAGGAGGCCGTCAAGGCCCTCGGCGCCATCGGCGACCGCTCGGCCGTGCCCTACCTTGCAAGGCTACTCGAAAAAAGACGCTTTCTCTTCGGCAGGAAGACCAACGAGGAGCTGAAGGTGGCCGCCGTCCTCGCCCTTGGAAGGATAGGCGGGGACGAGGCGGCCGAGGTCGTGAGGGCGGCGGCCGGGGACGCCGAGGGGGAACTGTACAGGACCTGCAGGAAGGTCCTCGAAGGGATGGACCGATGA